The following coding sequences are from one Augochlora pura isolate Apur16 chromosome 6, APUR_v2.2.1, whole genome shotgun sequence window:
- the LOC144470875 gene encoding uncharacterized protein LOC144470875 — protein sequence MRSRSLRGCLLKLILLVPLTLDNMVPTSARLDFRATTTESRNFTCKKPQLRSYNLKDLLQSMHKDIGVVFVLPIYIVVKRCDGHSGCCPSSDRICTPEPSSIYYEEFQIEIRTVKEKDPTMRWITVEQHGNCICKFTSVDERKQMEYLQPKVTFA from the coding sequence ATGAGAAGTAGATCATTGAGGGGCTGCCTGCTCAAGCTGATCCTACTGGTCCCGTTGACACTGGACAACATGGTCCCGACGTCGGCGAGGCTCGACTTCCGGGCCACCACGACCGAGTCCCGCAATTTCACCTGCAAAAAGCCGCAGCTACGTTCGTACAATCTGAAGGATCTGCTGCAAAGCATGCACAAAGATATCGGAGTGGTCTTTGTGCTACCTATCTACATCGTGGTGAAACGTTGCGACGGCCACTCGGGATGCTGTCCGAGCAGCGACAGAATCTGCACGCCGGAGCCCTCTTCTATTTACTACGAGGAGTTCCAGATCGAGATCCGCACCGTGAAGGAAAAGGATCCGACAATGCGATGGATCACAGTGGAGCAGCATGGCAATTGCATCTGCAAATTCACCTCGGTCGACGAGCGCAAACAGATGGAATACCTGCAGCCCAAAGTGACCTTTGCCTGA